Genomic segment of Pyrobaculum sp. 3827-6:
TTTAGCCATCGCCAGCGCCAGAGGCGGCTTCTCCGCCAGCTTATTTGCAAAGGCCCTCAGCTCCTGCTCAAGCTTGTCTGGAGGCACCACCTTGTGCACCAAGCCGAGCCTCTCCGCCTCACGTGCCGGTATTCTGTCGCCGGTGAAGATGAGCTCCTTTGCCCTATCTCTCCCGATGTGCCTCGCCAATCTCTGCGTCCCGCCGGCGCCTGGTATGAAGCCTAGGTTTATCTCGGGCTGGCCAAGCTCGGCGGTTTCAGACGCTATTCTGAAGTCGCAAGCCATCGCCAGCTCCAGTCCCCCGCCCAGCGTGTAGCCGTTCAGCCCGCATATAACGGGCCTGTCGAGTAGCTCCAGCCTGTCGTACAACATCTGCAACTTCCTAGATATCTTGAAAATTGTTACAGGTGTCGCCCCCATGAATCCAGTTACGTCAGCCCCCGCGGAGAACGCCCTGCCCGCCCCCGTTATCACCACCACCCGCACCTTGTCGTAATCCATCTGCTCAATCTCGTCAAGCACCTTCCAAAGCTCCTCAATCATCTGGGGGTTAATCGCGTTCAGCCTCTCCGGCCTGTTTAGTATAATCCAGGCAATGCCCGGCTCGTACCTCACCACGAGGGTCTCTAGTTTCTTCTCCTCAGCCTTGACATATGTATAGAACCCC
This window contains:
- a CDS encoding enoyl-CoA hydratase/isomerase family protein, whose protein sequence is EYADELGIDTIVKALEEWRGKTGFEEYEPDPLLRSLVTGGKLGKKSGEGFYTYVKAEEKKLETLVVRYEPGIAWIILNRPERLNAINPQMIEELWKVLDEIEQMDYDKVRVVVITGAGRAFSAGADVTGFMGATPVTIFKISRKLQMLYDRLELLDRPVICGLNGYTLGGGLELAMACDFRIASETAELGQPEINLGFIPGAGGTQRLARHIGRDRAKELIFTGDRIPAREAERLGLVHKVVPPDKLEQELRAFANKLAEKPPLALAMAKYAINFGIEAPQWVGMVLEAAQFGLLFSTEDVIEGVSSFLQKKKPQFKGK